Genomic segment of Bacteroidota bacterium:
GGAAGATGTTTTAAATTATATTAAAAGTGGAACTGATGGGAAAGAAATTGTTAAAAGTTTGCGAAAAAATTTGCGCACCCAGCATGAAGAAAAAGTTTCTAAACTTCGTAAAACAATTGCAAAACGATTAGTTGGTGTTAAAAACGAAACTGCCATGCTCACCACTTTTAATGAAGTGGATATGAGCGCAATTATGGCAATTCGGGAAAAACACAAAGCTAATTTCGAAAAGAAATTTGGTGTCGGTTTGGGGTTCATGTCCTTCTTTGTAAAAGCATGTTGCAATGCATTACAGGAATTTCCAAGCGTAAATGCCTATTTTAATGAGGATACCATGATATTTAATGATTATTGTGATATTTCTATAGCGGTTTCTACTCCAAAGGGTTTAGTTGTTCCGGTAGTGCGCAACGCCGAAAGTATGAGTATGGCCGAAGTAGAATTAACAATTAAATCATTGGCAGTTAAGGGAAGAGATGGAACTTTGAGCCTGGAAGAAATGCAGGGTGGAACGTTTACGATCACAAACGGAGGAGTATTCGGATCATTAATGAGCACACCAATAATTAATGCACCACAAAGTGCGATTTTGGGAATGCATAAAATTCAGGAACGACCCATTGCTTTAAACGGACAAGTTATAATAAGACCTATGATGTATCTTGCATTGAGTTATGATCACAGAATTATTGATGGAAAAGAATCGGTAAGTTTTCTGGTGCGGGTGAAAGAACAATTAGAAAAACCGGAAAATTTATTATTTGGTTTCGATAATATTGAATTGTTGCTGGAGTTATAAAAGTACTGTCTAGTGTTACAAATAAATTATTGATCATGAAATTTTATATCCTATTATTATTGCCCGTACTCGCAAGTTTACAGTGTGCATCACAAAACCAGAATGAGAAGGCAATGAGTTATGGAGTGATGTTTTACAATCTCGAAAATTTATATGATACAATAAATGATCCCAAGGTTGATGATGAAACTTTTCTTCCCGGTGCTGACAGAAAATGGAATGATGAAAAGTATAAAAAGAAATTAAAACAACTTTCTAAAGTGATAGCAACAGGAGCCGATGAAATGCCTGTGTTGGTTGGACTTTGTGAAGTAGAAAATTTAATGGTAGTAAATGATCTTGCGGCAACACTTAATTTATCTGCCGCAAATTATTCGGTAGTGCATTTCGATTCGCCTGATGAAAGGGGAATTGATGTTGCTTTATTGTATAATAAAAATGTTTTTACTCCATTAAATAAAACTCCAATTCATGTAACAATTCCTGGTGATTCTGTGGACTACACGAGAGATATTTTATATGTTTCAGGTACTATAAATATAAATGGTGAAAAAGAGGATCTCCATATTTTTGTTAATCATTGGCCGAGTCGATCAGAAGGTGAGGAAGTGTCTGCGCCAAAGAGAGCTGCAGCTGCACAAACTTTAAAACATGTGATCGATTCTCTAAATAATAAATTTACCGATCCTAATATAATAATTATGGGAGATTTTAATGATACTCCTTTTGATATCAGTATTCAAAAAATATTAATGGCGCAGGAAGCCGGTGCAAGTTATGCTGATGAAAGCCTTGTTAATATGATGAGTGAAAAACAAAAAGCAGGTGAAGGAACCTATAATTTTAAAGGAAACTGGCAAATACTGGATCAGATAATTGTTTCGGAAAGTTTATTAAATAAAACTTCCATTGATGCAAATATTAATACTGTGAAGATCGTAAAGCAGGATTGGATGTTATTTCACCACGATAAATACGGAGATTCACCCGACAGAACTTATAGCGGAATTAAATATATAGGAGGATATTCTGATCACCTACCTGTTTATATAGAATTAATTAGTTTTTAAAACAAAGTACATAACCACCACCACCGGCGCCACATAATTTATATATCTCTTTTCCGGACTGCAATCCTGCCTGCCATTGGTGCTGCACTGAATCAGGAATGGCAAATGAAAAATGTTGCAATTGGAATGCGGAGAGTGCGGCTAGGTCTAAATAAAATCCTTCTTTATCGTTTTCTAATAATTTCTCAATCACAGATGCTACCAACGGTAAATATTCTTCATTTATCAACGTGCTGAAATCTTCACTCTGCATTTTATTAATAAATATTTCAATTTGGGTTGATGCTTTTCTTTCTAAGCCTGTGTTGAATAAACTAATATTGAGATCTTTTAATAAATGAATTTCTTCATTTACCGCTCTTGGTTCACCTCCATGCAAAAGATGAATAGGTTTGTTTAATAATATTACTAGTGGGTCGAGTCCGGAACTGGTTTCATGAAAATAATTCTCCATTTCCCCGAGTTCTTTTTTTAAAGTTTTTAGATCGGAGGCATATTCGGTTTTAATTGCCTGATTATTATATTTATCATACACAGCCGCAACAACAGAACCGGAACTTCCTAATCCCATTCCAATAGGAATATCGGATCTTAAATAATAATTGTTTTGTAGATCCTCTATAAACTTTTCGAGGTCGAGAATTGTATTAAATTTTTCAGATGTTTTCAGGAATTTATAGAATGGTCGCAGATCATGTATAATATCAATGGGAGAATCTGCCTGTCGCCATGCAGAACTATATTTTGGATAGGGAATTGCAAATCCTTCTCCACCTACCAACACGGCATATTCGCCGAACAATAATAATTTGGAAGGATAGGTTTGAGGCATTTTCAATTTTCTATTTATTAATTTGGTAATGGAGACTAATCATTCATTATTTGCGAAGGGCCTTTTCCCATATGATCGTAGATCACTTTCTTTTTTATACAAAATGGCAACAACTCACTTTGAATAAAATTGCGCACTTTTGTTTTTTCAGAATGTGGATATAAAACATGAACATTGGGACCTGCATCTAAAGTAAAACAAACAGGAATTTTAGTTTCTGCTCTGAAATTTCTTATTCGTTCAATAATTTCTAAGGTATTCGGTTTCATTAAAATAAAGGAATGCGTACTTGTCATCATTAATGCATGTAATTCCAATGCCTCTGTTTCCACGATCTGACAAAATAATCCCCAATCACCGGTGTTTAATGCATTTAACAGAAGTTTAAATCTATTATTGGCATTTACATATCGTTGTTTCGCCATAGGGTGATCGTTCATCAAAGCATGTCCTGCTCTGCTGCTCACCGATTTTTCACTTTCATTTACAATTAAAATAGAATCCTCCATATCAGAAAAATCATTATGGTAATTAATTGGAAATGGAATTGCATATTTATCAGAACTACCCGGAACAGTAGTTGTTTTTCCCCATACAGAAAATTCGGGATAGATACTGCGCGATGCACTTCCACTTCCTAATCTGGCGAATCCTGATGCCTGTTGTAAAAATGTATCATAATTATACATTTTCTTTTCTGTAGTTGCCTTTAACGACATTAAACACAATGCCATTGCACTCATGGAGGATGCGCTGCTTGCAATTCCTGCAGAGTGAGGAAAGGAATTTTCTGAATCTACAATTATACGTTGTTCACTTAAAAAATTGAAGTCTTTTTGAATCCCTGTTAAATAGGTTAAAATTTTAGCAGAAAAAGCGGGATTCTTTTTTCCTTCAAAAGAAAAATCCAGATCAATAGGTTTTTTGCTTCGTTTTTTTTTGAGTGATATGGAGGTTGTTGTACTAGCATCACTTAAGGTAAGTGAAAGAGAAGGATTGTTTGGTAATTGTTCTCCGTGTTTCCCCCAATATTTAATGAGTGCTATATTTGAAGGACTTTTCCAGGTAATATTCATACTTACAAATTTAGATGCATAATATCAAAACTCTGAATAATGAAAGCGGATTATAAAACCATTTCATGATAGGGAATAATGGTATTATATTGTTTTTTTTCAAAATAATCTCTTACCTCCACTTCTTCCATGCTGCTTGCCACCAAAACAAAATCTCCTCCCCAGGCACCAAGTGATTTAACTGTTCCTGTAAAATCAGGAAATAATTTAGTTTTCACCATTTCTTCCTGTAATACAAATTGCATCAATTCTTCATGTTCATCCAATAATTGTTTAAAATCATGAAAGTCGTCGCAAAAAAGTAATGCTTCAGTAATTTCGGAAATGATCTCAATCTCCTCAGTAAATTTAGATGTGTTATTATTGAAATTAATTACTTCCGTTTTAGAATCTTGTTTTTTATTAAGATGAACAAAAAATATTTTTTCCGGACTTGGAGGCATAAAATGTACAGTATCATTCACAGGTCCTTCTTCATCAATTCTAAAGAGAACAGGTTTTTTTGCATTGGCACAGGCAATATCATAACCGCTGCCACTAAAAATAATTTTATTAAGCGCAAATGCATCAACTCCTGCATACTTTGCAATATTATTAATAACGGTGGAACTACTTCCTAAACCGGAGTGCCTGTCGAATTCCAAATAATTTGTAAGATGTGTGGATCCGTTATTTTTCAGAAATTCCGGATTTAATTTGCGAATAGCAATTAATATTTTTTGTAATGTTTCTAAAACCGGAGCTTCAATATTTTTTAATGTTTCTCTGAAAGGGCTGAGATCTTTTTTATTAAATTGAACATCTATCCAAACATTATTTGCATTGTCGTAACTTTTCCAGAATAAAATATTCTCTTCATTTTCATTTTCTTCTACTTCCATGCGCTGACCTTGTTTTGTAGGAACAGCTAATGCCAAAGCACCGCGCAATATTAAATATTCGCCGCTGATTAATAGTTTGCCGTGTGAATAGAAAGTTTTTTTCACCAAGATTTATTAATAGTAAGTAAAATTTATAATTTTTCTGTCGAGAAGTTTTCACCCCTCAGGTCGTTTAAATAAGCTCTCACCGAACTGAAAGAAACAGTTTTATCAGTAAAATAAGTAGCTGCTAATTGAATCTCATTTTCACTTGCACCAAAGTGACGCAAAATATTTGTGAGATGCATTTTCATGTGACCTTTTTGTATACCTGAAGTAACCAATGCCTTTATTGCGGAAAAATTTTGTGCCAATCCAACACATGCAACAATCTTCATTAATTCTTTAGCACTTGGATTTCCTAATATTTCCAGAGAACGTTTGCTCAACGGATGCAATTTTGTTAATCCGCCAACAGTTCCAACAGCCAATGGAATTTCTAAAGAGAAAATAAATTTGTTTCCTTTTATTTCACAACTGGAAAGACTTGCATATTGTCCATTGCGCGATGCATAGGCGTGACCACATGCTTCAATTGCACGAAAATCGTTTCCTGTAGCAAGAATTACTGCATCAATGCCGTTAAATATTCCTTTGTTATGCGTAGTTGCGCGATACACATCGTGTTTCGCAATATTAATTGCAGTATTAAATTTTCTGGCAAATTGTTGGGCAGATAAATTAGCTTCTTCAAAAGATCCCAATTCATTTATATCACATTCCACCCAGGCTTTTACCAGACATTCCGGAGTGTAATTACTCAAAATGCTCATTACAACATCTACATTTTTTTCAGCGCCGGTAAATTTTTTATTTTCTTTAACTTCTTCTGCGAGACTTCCGGCAAAATGTTCTAAAACGGAATTAATAAAATTAGCACCCATTGCATCCGCAGTTTCGAATGTTGCTTTTAATTGATAATATTCCGGTTCGAGATCGGAACAATCAATTAATTCCAAAGTTTTTAATCCGCCCCCACGCGCTTTCATATTTTCAACCAGAGGTTGAACACCGGCAATTAATTCTTCTTTTAATTCCGTATCGAAAAAATGCAATAATTTTTCACTGTCGCCACGCCATAAAAAATGAACGTGACCAACCTTTATTGTTGAAATTACTTCGGCATGAAAACCTCCGCGTTCGCTCCAAAACTTTGCTCCTGCACTTGCGGCTGCAACAACCGAGCTTTCTTCTATCACCATTGGAACTACATAAGTGCGGCCATTAATTACAAAATTTGGTGCAACACCATATGGTAAATAAAAATTGGTAAGGGTATTTTCAGAGATGCCATCAAATACTTTTTGTAATTCGGCATTGGCATGCATATAACTTGAAAATTCCCGCGCAATATCCAATGGATTACTGGTGAGAAAATGTTTTGCAAGCCATGCAATTTTTTCTGTTTTATTGAGTTTGGAAAACCCTTTTATTTTTGCCACTCTGAAATTTATTATTCAAATACAATCAAATAAAAGTACTTCTTATTTTACTTTTAAAAAATTGTTACACAAAATTAACCCATCTCTTTGACTTTCAATATATGTTTTCAACTCCGCATATCCTGTCTGTGCATATTTCAGGAAACCGGAACCCTGAGCATAAATACTGTTTAGGTTCAATTTTTCGGTGAGATAATATCCATCCAAAAAATTTTTCACTCCACCGCTGATTATCACCTCTCTACACTTCAAATCGTTCCCTAATGTTGCAGCGGCTTGGTTTACAAATCCAACCATCTCCTCTGCTGTATGTCCTATATACGCTAATTCTTTAAACACAGATCCTTCGGCATTGTTCGAGCGCAACATTTCCAATTTTGCAAAATTAGTGCCGCCATATGCGCCAAAATCAAGAGCAGCAATAGGTAGCTGCAACAGGGCTTTCACACTTTCAGGCCCCATCCCTTGTCCTACCTCCTTCACAATTAGTGGAAAATCGACCTCAAGCAGCAATTTTTGTATGGTTTCCAAAGGTGATTTTGTAAAGGTATCACCCTCGGGTTGCAACCATTCCTGAAAAGGATTAATATGCACTATAAGTCCGTCAGCATCAAGCGATTGCACCATTTTTTTTATGGCATCTACCGTATTATCGGCCAGGTTGTGTTCTATCTGCGCAATTCCCAGGTTGGCAAAAAAGGGCAGGTTCTTTCCAATGATGGGTCTTAAATTAAAATCATCAAAATACTTATCATCGTTCAACAGACGACGACAGGAGCCCAAACCCATGCCCATTCCGAACTCATTACATGCACTTGCTAAATTGCGATTTATCACCCCGGCTTGCTCCGTTCCACCCGTCATACTGCTTATCCAGATAGGATTTGCGAGCTTTTTTCCTAAAAATTCTTTCTCCAAAGAAACAGCATGATGCCCGCTCAAAACGGGTTCGTAGTAAAACCTCACATCATTTTCAAGACTTCCCGTCTGGCTCTTGAGTGCCAGTTCGATATGATCTTGTTTGCGTTGTTCTGAAGTTGGATCGGACAAGTTGAGCGTTATTGTTGGGTGCAAAGGTAAGAAAATGAGTAATGAGTAATGAGTGATGAGTTTGATCCGAGAAAGCCGGATAGATTTACTCTTGACTAATGACTGTTGATGGGGTGAGTGGTGAGTAGTGAGTGCTGAGAATGCTACGATCAAATAGTGAGGCTCCCACTTTTTCAGTGGGGGTCTCACTGGGGAAGGGGAAAATGGTGAGTGGTGAGTGGTGAATAGTGAGCTTACTCCGAGTTAGCCGAATAGTTTTGCTCCGCCCCGTACGCCGTGGTTTGGTGTTTTTCTCCAACCACTGCTGGGCGAAGTGTGATTTAGCTCTGATCGAGTCTTGCTATTACTTAACAATGATACTTTGACCTTCCTGCAGGACTAAAATTTTCACTCAAGCTATTTCCCCACTCATTACTCCCGTCCGACCGGGTCATCCGGGCGGGCATAACTCATTTCTCATCTCCAAACCCACCCACTCACCCTTTCCCTTCCCACTCACTCCTCACCACTCACCACTCCCCCCTCACCATCAATATCTTCTTAAATTTGCACCTTTAATAAATCGATATGCATTTTTCAGAATACAGTTATACGCGGCCGGAAATTGAATCTTTGAGGGAGCGCTTTATGGATTTGGTTAAATCTTTTGAGTTAGCAGAAAACGCGGAAGGACAAATGGATGCTATGGATAAAATTAATCAACTCCGTTCGGCATTTGATACCAATTATCAGCTTTGTGCAATTCGTCATTCCATTGATACCAGGGATGAATTTTATAATAAGGAGCAGGATTTTTTTGATGAAAATTTGCCGCATTTTGAAGAACTTACCAGTATCTATTATAAAGCACTGATACATTCTAAATTCAGAATAGAATTGGAAGAAAAATTTGGTAAACAATTATTCCGTATCGCGGATATGCAATTGCGTGTTTTTAAACCGGAAATAATTAATGATCTTATCACGGAAAATAAATTAAGTACTGAGTATCAGGAATTGATTGCAAGTGCACTGATCAATTTCGATGGAGCCGATAGAACAATAGCAGAAATGGTTCCCTATTTGCGCTCGACAGATAGAAATGTAAGGCAAGAAGCATCATCTGCTCGTTGGAATTTTTTTGTAGAGAATGAAAATGCTTTCGACAGAATATTTGATGAATTAGTAAAAACACGACACACTATTGCTTTAGAGTTGGGATTTAAAAATTTTGTCGCGGTTGGTTACCTCAGGATGTTGCGTAGCGATTATACTTCTGATATGGTGGCAGGATTTCGTGAACAGGTATTGAAACAAATTGTCCCCATGGCATCGGAATTAAAAAAGGAACAGGCAAAACGACTTAATTTAGATATCTTAAAATACTACGACGAACCATTATTATTTAAGAGCGGAAATGCAGATCCAAAAGGATCACCTGAATGGATAATTAATAACGGCAAAAAAATGTATGCAGAATTATCCGCTGAAACAAAAGAGTTTTTTAATTTCATGCTCGACCACGACCTCATGGATCTGGAAGCAAAAAAAGGGAAGGCGGGGGGTGGATATTGCACTTATATATCAGGATATAAATCGCCTTTTATTTTCTCAAATTTTAACGGGACAAGTGCCGATATAGATGTGCTTACACATGAGGTGGGACATGCATTTCAGGTGTATATGAGTCGCGGGTTTGAAGTGCCGGAATATTATTGGCCAACGAGTGATGCTGCGGAAATTCACTCCATGAGTATGGAATATTTTGCATATCCATGGATGGATGATTTTTTTGCGGAGGAAGCAGATAAATATCGTTATGCGCATTTAGTGGAATCGCTTTTATTTTTACCTTATGGTGTTGCAGTGGATGAATTTCAACATCATATTTACGAAAAACCTGAGCTTACACCAACAGAAAGAAAAACGCTTTGGAGAAACATAGAAAAAAAATATCTTCCGCTAAAAGATTATGATGATAATAATTATTTAAATGCCGGCGGTTTCTGGCAAACACAGGCACATATTTATCAATCACCATTTTATTATATTGATTATACCCTTGCACAAATGTGTGCCTTTCAATTTTGGTTAAAAGCTAAAAAAGATAATGTTGCAGCATTACACGATTATGTTCAATTATGTAAAGCTGGTGGAAGCCGATCCTTTTTAGAATTAGTTGAATACGCCAACCTTAGATCACCGTTTGAGGTAAATGTTTTTGCAGATATTGTTGGTGAATTGGATGGGTATTTGAAAGGGGTGGATGAAAGTAAACTTGGATGAAAAGTGTGCTAAAAGAGGGAACCCGCCAGTAGGCGGACAGGCGCAGATGACGCTGATTTGGCGGATTTAAAAGGATAAAAATTTTAAAATAAATTGAGATTAATTTTAAAATGAAAGAAGGAGTTTGCAATTTGCGATAGATACAGTCCTGAAAGGACGGCCCATCTTGTAACAACGGACTTTAGTCCGTGTTAATTTGAGAGGACGGCAGGTCAAGGGATGAATTTTAATTTTCGAAGAAAATTTACCCCTCACGCCTCACGCTTCACGCCTCACGAAAAAAATGGTTTGCCGAAAGAATTAATGACCTGTTTTATTTATCATTCATTGATCAACAATTAATTAGACCAATTGTGAAATGTTATTTAAAAATAAATTTTATTAGTTTTTTGATCCTTGGATTTATTCCTGCGATCGGAAATACACAAACCATCTCTCATGACACTTCCGCATTAAAAGCAACCAGCATTGCCAAGCGCGTGATAAGTGCAATGGGAGGAGATGAAAATTTTGAGGAAACAAATTTTATTGGCTGGTCATTTTTTGGAAGTAGAAAATTGATATGGGATAAACAAAACGATAGAGTTAGGGTTGACTACCTCAAAAAGGAATTAACTATTATAACCTCCCTAAATTCAGAGGAAACAAAATTATTCATAAATGGATCGGAGATCACGGATGCTGATTCGCTGATCAAATATAGTACGCGGGGAAAAAGAATTTGGGCGAACGATTCTTATTGGCTGCTCATGCCTTTTAAATTGTTGGATGAGGGAGTAAATTTAAAATTTGTAAAAGACACACTTTTAAATACTGTAAATACCTCCATCCTCGAAATGACCTTTGAAAATGTCGGTTTTACCCCTGAAAATAAATATTGGATCTACGTTGATATGAATTCCTATTTAATAATCCAATGGGATTTTTTCGATAAATATACAGACACCATTCCTGAATTCTCCAACACTTGGAGCGACTACAAAAAATACGATAAATTACTCATCTCCAGCGACCGCGGAGTAGAGGGAAAATTGGAAGATATTTATGTGGTGGATGAAATGCCTTCTGGTGTATTTGAAAATGAATAGGGCACAACAATATTATATTTTTTGATAATAATTTCTTACTATTGTTAAAGAATGAGATCCTTGCCATCTCAAAAACTAGTCTTATGAAAACATTTAAGCATAATTTAAAATATAAGCCCTCAGGATAGCATTTGTTTTTGTTTTTATTCCTTTTATTTTTTGTCAACAATTTATCAGCAACAATTGACCTGGGTATTTCTGAAATTATTACTCCAGTAAGTGGTTGTGGATTAACCGATGAAGAGGTCGTTAGGATAAAAATCACAAATTATGGTGATGAATCTGTTTTTTCAGCTACAATTGCATATCAACTTGACGCAGAGGCAATTCCGATGGAAATAGATTTTGCAGGAATAATGCCTGGCGAATCCATTTTTTACGATTTTATAGTTACTGTAGATCTCTCAGAACCTGGATGGCATGACTTATGCGCCTGGACGATATGGCCTGATGATGACGCCTCCAATGATACTATTTGTATTCAACTTAATGTACTTACAACCCCAATTGTTGATTTGGGAGCCGATATCAATATATGTGATTTTATAGTGTTAGATGCCGCTAATCCAGGATCTGAATTTCTTTGGAATACAGGAGAAAATACACAAACTATTGTTGTAGTTGATTCTGGAGTTTATTCAGTAGTGGTGATAGATCCTATTACGGGTTGCGAGGATTCTGATACCCTTGAAATAAATTTAATGGGAATACCAAATGCAGAATTTACATATACGTTATCTGGATTAACTATATCTTGTATTAATTTTTCCACAAATGCAATAGCATATACTTGGGATTTTTCGGTGGGAGAATCCTATCTCGTTGACCCGGTATTTATTTTCCCGGAACCTGGTAATTATTATGTCTCATTAACTGCTGCAAATGCATGTAGTGATGATGTTACAACTTCGCTTATTTTAGTAACAACAGTGGAAGAAAATTTAAAATTGGAAAATAAGATTTCTATTTACCCGGTTCCTGCTCACTATTCGATAGACATTTCCGATGTTTCAAATGGGATTTTAAATTATACCATTAGATCATTTGCAGGAAATGTAATTGAAAACAAAAATTTTGTGGTTGGAGAAAGTATAAATATTGAGCATCTACCTCAAGGGTTGTATTTTATTGAATTAATAAAATCAAATGGAGTTTCAGCTGGACTTGCCAAATTTAGTAAAATTTAATAAAGAGATACGGACGTCAAGACTGATTACACTTGACAGTTTGTTTTAATTGAAAATTTATAAAGCCAAGTAAAATTTAAATTAGGATATAAAATTTCCAATCAAAAAGTAATCCCCCTTTTTCAATCTTTCCCAACCCTTCCTTCCTTTTTTAACCTTAGAACCTTACCCTTCGAATCTTCTCCCTTCTCCCTTCGAATCTTCAATTCTTTACACCACCGCCTCCTCTTCCGTATTCAACCTAAACCCATTCCCATGAATATTCACGATCTCCAATGTTGGATCTTCTTTTAAATATTTGCGGAGTTTGGTTACGAATACATCCATGCTGCGGGCTGTGAAATAATCATCTCTTCCCCAAATTTGTTTTAAGGCTTCTTCGCGGTAAACGATATCGTTTACTTTCATGCAGAATAAACGCAATAATTCGGCTTCTTTTGGTGAAAGTTTTGCATCGGAACCATCGGTTTTGAGAAGGCGGGTTTTGTAATTAAAATGATATTTTCCAATCGTAAATTCTTTTTGCTGATTATTGGTGCGCAATTTTCCTCCGCGTTTTAAAATTGCGGCAATGCGATATAATAATTCTTCGCTGTTAAATGGTTTGGTAATATAATCATCAGCACCTACTTTAAATCCTTCCAAAACATCTTCCTGCAAAGTTTTTGCAGTGAGGAAAATTACAGGCATTTCAGGATTGATGCGTTTAATTTGTGCAGCAAGTGTGAAACCATCCTTTTTAGGCATCATAACATCCAGTACACATAAATTAAATTCTTCCTTAAAAAAAAGGTCTTCCCCTTTTTCACCATC
This window contains:
- the odhB gene encoding 2-oxoglutarate dehydrogenase complex dihydrolipoyllysine-residue succinyltransferase, encoding MILELKVPTIGESINEVTLSKWLVADGDIVTIDQSLCEFESDKATLEFPAEKAGKIKLLVKEETELKIGDVIATLDTDAVPAATGEAKKEEKVTKEEVVEKKEEKEEKVVEKVKEEKKIPVEEHAPAISPLASTIAKENKVDIQKLSGTGSGGRITKEDVLNYIKSGTDGKEIVKSLRKNLRTQHEEKVSKLRKTIAKRLVGVKNETAMLTTFNEVDMSAIMAIREKHKANFEKKFGVGLGFMSFFVKACCNALQEFPSVNAYFNEDTMIFNDYCDISIAVSTPKGLVVPVVRNAESMSMAEVELTIKSLAVKGRDGTLSLEEMQGGTFTITNGGVFGSLMSTPIINAPQSAILGMHKIQERPIALNGQVIIRPMMYLALSYDHRIIDGKESVSFLVRVKEQLEKPENLLFGFDNIELLLEL
- a CDS encoding endonuclease gives rise to the protein MKFYILLLLPVLASLQCASQNQNEKAMSYGVMFYNLENLYDTINDPKVDDETFLPGADRKWNDEKYKKKLKQLSKVIATGADEMPVLVGLCEVENLMVVNDLAATLNLSAANYSVVHFDSPDERGIDVALLYNKNVFTPLNKTPIHVTIPGDSVDYTRDILYVSGTININGEKEDLHIFVNHWPSRSEGEEVSAPKRAAAAQTLKHVIDSLNNKFTDPNIIIMGDFNDTPFDISIQKILMAQEAGASYADESLVNMMSEKQKAGEGTYNFKGNWQILDQIIVSESLLNKTSIDANINTVKIVKQDWMLFHHDKYGDSPDRTYSGIKYIGGYSDHLPVYIELISF
- the mvaD gene encoding diphosphomevalonate decarboxylase, translated to MNITWKSPSNIALIKYWGKHGEQLPNNPSLSLTLSDASTTTSISLKKKRSKKPIDLDFSFEGKKNPAFSAKILTYLTGIQKDFNFLSEQRIIVDSENSFPHSAGIASSASSMSAMALCLMSLKATTEKKMYNYDTFLQQASGFARLGSGSASRSIYPEFSVWGKTTTVPGSSDKYAIPFPINYHNDFSDMEDSILIVNESEKSVSSRAGHALMNDHPMAKQRYVNANNRFKLLLNALNTGDWGLFCQIVETEALELHALMMTSTHSFILMKPNTLEIIERIRNFRAETKIPVCFTLDAGPNVHVLYPHSEKTKVRNFIQSELLPFCIKKKVIYDHMGKGPSQIMND
- a CDS encoding GHMP kinase; amino-acid sequence: MKKTFYSHGKLLISGEYLILRGALALAVPTKQGQRMEVEENENEENILFWKSYDNANNVWIDVQFNKKDLSPFRETLKNIEAPVLETLQKILIAIRKLNPEFLKNNGSTHLTNYLEFDRHSGLGSSSTVINNIAKYAGVDAFALNKIIFSGSGYDIACANAKKPVLFRIDEEGPVNDTVHFMPPSPEKIFFVHLNKKQDSKTEVINFNNNTSKFTEEIEIISEITEALLFCDDFHDFKQLLDEHEELMQFVLQEEMVKTKLFPDFTGTVKSLGAWGGDFVLVASSMEEVEVRDYFEKKQYNTIIPYHEMVL
- a CDS encoding hydroxymethylglutaryl-CoA reductase, degradative, which translates into the protein MAKIKGFSKLNKTEKIAWLAKHFLTSNPLDIAREFSSYMHANAELQKVFDGISENTLTNFYLPYGVAPNFVINGRTYVVPMVIEESSVVAAASAGAKFWSERGGFHAEVISTIKVGHVHFLWRGDSEKLLHFFDTELKEELIAGVQPLVENMKARGGGLKTLELIDCSDLEPEYYQLKATFETADAMGANFINSVLEHFAGSLAEEVKENKKFTGAEKNVDVVMSILSNYTPECLVKAWVECDINELGSFEEANLSAQQFARKFNTAINIAKHDVYRATTHNKGIFNGIDAVILATGNDFRAIEACGHAYASRNGQYASLSSCEIKGNKFIFSLEIPLAVGTVGGLTKLHPLSKRSLEILGNPSAKELMKIVACVGLAQNFSAIKALVTSGIQKGHMKMHLTNILRHFGASENEIQLAATYFTDKTVSFSSVRAYLNDLRGENFSTEKL
- a CDS encoding type 2 isopentenyl-diphosphate Delta-isomerase, whose translation is MSDPTSEQRKQDHIELALKSQTGSLENDVRFYYEPVLSGHHAVSLEKEFLGKKLANPIWISSMTGGTEQAGVINRNLASACNEFGMGMGLGSCRRLLNDDKYFDDFNLRPIIGKNLPFFANLGIAQIEHNLADNTVDAIKKMVQSLDADGLIVHINPFQEWLQPEGDTFTKSPLETIQKLLLEVDFPLIVKEVGQGMGPESVKALLQLPIAALDFGAYGGTNFAKLEMLRSNNAEGSVFKELAYIGHTAEEMVGFVNQAAATLGNDLKCREVIISGGVKNFLDGYYLTEKLNLNSIYAQGSGFLKYAQTGYAELKTYIESQRDGLILCNNFLKVK
- a CDS encoding M3 family oligoendopeptidase, with translation MHFSEYSYTRPEIESLRERFMDLVKSFELAENAEGQMDAMDKINQLRSAFDTNYQLCAIRHSIDTRDEFYNKEQDFFDENLPHFEELTSIYYKALIHSKFRIELEEKFGKQLFRIADMQLRVFKPEIINDLITENKLSTEYQELIASALINFDGADRTIAEMVPYLRSTDRNVRQEASSARWNFFVENENAFDRIFDELVKTRHTIALELGFKNFVAVGYLRMLRSDYTSDMVAGFREQVLKQIVPMASELKKEQAKRLNLDILKYYDEPLLFKSGNADPKGSPEWIINNGKKMYAELSAETKEFFNFMLDHDLMDLEAKKGKAGGGYCTYISGYKSPFIFSNFNGTSADIDVLTHEVGHAFQVYMSRGFEVPEYYWPTSDAAEIHSMSMEYFAYPWMDDFFAEEADKYRYAHLVESLLFLPYGVAVDEFQHHIYEKPELTPTERKTLWRNIEKKYLPLKDYDDNNYLNAGGFWQTQAHIYQSPFYYIDYTLAQMCAFQFWLKAKKDNVAALHDYVQLCKAGGSRSFLELVEYANLRSPFEVNVFADIVGELDGYLKGVDESKLG